In candidate division KSB1 bacterium, a single window of DNA contains:
- a CDS encoding CHAD domain-containing protein, with amino-acid sequence MLINANNAVAGSALLTPETPPRLCARQLILERVAELAKHEGGTRAGEEIEALHDMRVASRRLREALEIFQFCFPPKIYDRLYARVRRITRALGQARNADVAVDYFAKLLAGSHQLIEQVALQDLLRRLVKQQARLRKEMQDELDEVQPANLLPRFEKAFDNLPPIPASRQRGSRTALQLARRLFAQRLHEVFACYRLVQGEGDVEGLHNVRIAVKKLRYALETLDFAAGEHVKENLKFFKKLQTVLGDLHDRDVFLEITQKRLNKLQKQAFADHLLSGYQPVVATITSQRRDFYANYVKLFGQAKIQDWRPRIVPPLRKKTSPVSVPGALPVYTETAA; translated from the coding sequence ATGTTAATCAACGCGAACAACGCCGTTGCGGGTTCCGCTTTACTCACACCGGAAACCCCGCCACGACTTTGCGCGCGCCAACTCATTCTTGAACGAGTGGCGGAGCTGGCCAAACATGAAGGTGGAACGCGCGCCGGCGAGGAGATCGAAGCCTTGCACGACATGCGGGTTGCCTCGCGGCGTTTGCGGGAAGCGCTCGAAATTTTTCAATTTTGTTTTCCGCCGAAAATTTATGATCGTCTTTATGCGCGCGTGCGCCGGATCACACGCGCGCTCGGCCAGGCGCGCAATGCCGACGTGGCGGTTGATTATTTTGCCAAATTGCTTGCCGGCAGTCATCAGCTGATCGAACAAGTCGCGCTGCAAGACCTCTTGCGCCGGCTGGTCAAGCAGCAAGCCCGGTTGCGGAAGGAAATGCAAGACGAACTGGATGAGGTGCAACCGGCGAATTTGCTGCCGCGTTTTGAAAAAGCTTTTGACAATCTCCCGCCAATTCCGGCATCGCGGCAGCGCGGCTCCCGCACGGCGTTGCAATTGGCGCGGCGCTTGTTTGCGCAGCGGCTGCATGAAGTTTTCGCCTGTTATCGTTTGGTTCAAGGCGAAGGCGATGTCGAAGGCCTGCACAACGTGCGCATCGCCGTCAAAAAATTGCGCTATGCGCTCGAAACGCTGGACTTCGCTGCTGGTGAGCATGTAAAAGAAAATCTCAAATTTTTCAAGAAACTGCAAACCGTGCTCGGCGATTTGCACGATCGGGATGTTTTTTTGGAAATCACCCAAAAACGCCTCAACAAACTGCAAAAGCAGGCGTTTGCCGATCATCTGCTGAGTGGCTACCAGCCGGTGGTAGCGACAATCACTTCACAGCGGCGGGATTTTTACGCAAATTATGTCAAGCTGTTCGGACAGGCAAAAATTCAGGACTGGCGGCCACGAATTGTTCCACCGCTGAGGAAGAAAACATCGCCAGTTTCAGTTCCCGGTGCACTGCCAGTTTACACGGAAACCGCAGCATAA
- a CDS encoding M28 family metallopeptidase, with the protein MRGYAMLFLVGVLLLFNLKTVDAQTTPFLSDAEIRMLANEISGDRAFEHVRWLSHWHRDSGMEGYFKAAEYVLQAAKEAGLQDVRFIEQPLDGRNYTARAAELWMIEPVEVKLADIGEHAVYLADGSHDADITAELVWIGDGSKAALKDLDVTGKIVLTDANPGRAAQNAVWEKGAVGVVSYVISEGKTLMDYPDQVAWGRIPMDPPEGKKGTFAFILPPRKGEALRKILATQEMQDYFATGKRARGGRVVLKAKVDTEISETKQGRTGFVEGWIRGTKYRDQQIVITAHLQEEKGSANDDGSGSGNILELARAFNKLIQEGKMKPPRRDMRFWWTDEIYSEYRYFRDYPNEPKKFLVNLHQDMTGAKQSMGNRVQHLIYAPHSRTSYLDAMLESVGTFLIQTNNGFLAAGRQGGLPHPYSRPIYSSFGTRDNYNAMLVPYFDSSDHRCFVEGAIGVPAIALINWPDDFIHSSDDDLDNIDPTQLRRNNFLIAALAYFLAFAEDDKVPLLADETYTQGMKRLANDLQVAVRVLRDSTHAPEASWKDASLVIEQGIQRELRALNSVRVFAGSNARANMAIQNLLAQMRKRERELMADLQNCYRQLHGVAPLPLKLNDAELAASKKIPANAATLEEYFANRATVRFDGRLHGLMREEVYNFVDGKRSYYDIYKAVRAEALAGGAWYYGTVSLTDVVGLLDAAVAAKALVLR; encoded by the coding sequence ATGCGAGGGTATGCTATGCTGTTTTTGGTTGGGGTGTTGTTGCTTTTCAATTTAAAAACCGTCGACGCCCAAACCACGCCTTTTTTGTCCGACGCCGAAATCCGCATGCTCGCCAACGAAATTTCCGGCGACCGCGCCTTCGAGCACGTGCGCTGGCTCTCGCACTGGCATCGCGATTCCGGCATGGAGGGCTATTTCAAAGCGGCGGAGTATGTCCTGCAAGCCGCGAAGGAAGCAGGCTTGCAGGATGTTCGTTTCATCGAGCAACCGCTGGATGGCCGCAACTACACCGCGCGCGCCGCTGAACTGTGGATGATCGAGCCGGTGGAAGTCAAATTGGCCGACATCGGCGAGCACGCGGTTTATCTCGCCGACGGCAGCCACGACGCCGACATTACCGCCGAGCTGGTGTGGATCGGCGACGGCTCCAAAGCTGCCTTGAAGGATCTCGACGTCACCGGCAAAATCGTTTTGACCGACGCCAACCCCGGCCGCGCCGCGCAAAATGCGGTGTGGGAGAAAGGTGCGGTGGGCGTGGTTTCGTACGTCATTTCCGAAGGCAAAACGCTGATGGATTATCCCGATCAAGTGGCGTGGGGCCGCATTCCCATGGACCCTCCGGAGGGAAAGAAAGGAACGTTTGCGTTTATTCTGCCGCCCCGCAAAGGCGAAGCGTTGCGCAAAATTCTGGCGACGCAAGAGATGCAGGATTATTTCGCCACCGGCAAGCGCGCCAGGGGCGGGCGCGTTGTTTTGAAGGCAAAAGTGGATACTGAAATCAGCGAAACCAAACAAGGCCGCACCGGTTTTGTCGAAGGCTGGATTCGCGGCACGAAGTATCGCGATCAGCAAATCGTCATCACCGCGCATTTGCAGGAGGAGAAAGGCTCGGCCAACGACGACGGCAGCGGCAGCGGCAATATTCTCGAATTGGCTCGCGCTTTCAACAAGCTGATTCAAGAAGGCAAAATGAAACCGCCGCGGCGCGACATGCGGTTCTGGTGGACGGATGAGATTTACTCGGAATATCGTTATTTTCGCGATTATCCCAACGAGCCGAAAAAATTTTTGGTGAATCTGCATCAAGACATGACCGGCGCGAAGCAGTCGATGGGCAACCGCGTACAGCATCTCATTTATGCGCCGCATTCGCGTACTTCTTATCTCGACGCCATGCTGGAAAGCGTTGGCACGTTTCTGATTCAAACCAACAATGGTTTTCTCGCCGCGGGCCGGCAGGGTGGATTGCCACATCCGTACTCGCGGCCGATTTATTCCTCATTCGGCACGCGCGACAACTACAATGCCATGCTGGTGCCGTATTTCGACTCCTCGGATCATCGCTGTTTCGTCGAGGGCGCCATCGGGGTGCCGGCGATTGCGTTGATCAATTGGCCGGATGATTTTATTCACTCGTCGGACGACGATCTCGATAACATCGACCCGACGCAATTGCGGCGCAATAATTTTCTTATCGCGGCGTTGGCTTATTTTCTTGCCTTCGCGGAAGATGACAAGGTGCCATTGTTGGCCGACGAGACTTACACACAGGGCATGAAGCGGCTCGCCAATGACCTGCAAGTCGCCGTGCGTGTGCTGCGTGATTCCACTCACGCACCGGAAGCGAGCTGGAAAGATGCGAGCTTGGTGATCGAACAAGGCATTCAACGCGAGCTGCGGGCGCTGAATTCCGTGCGGGTTTTTGCAGGATCGAATGCTCGCGCGAATATGGCGATTCAAAATCTATTGGCGCAAATGCGCAAAAGAGAGCGGGAATTGATGGCGGATTTGCAAAACTGCTATCGGCAATTGCACGGCGTGGCGCCGCTTCCGCTCAAATTAAATGACGCCGAGCTTGCCGCCAGCAAAAAAATTCCCGCCAACGCCGCGACCCTGGAAGAGTATTTTGCCAATCGTGCCACGGTGAGATTTGATGGAAGATTGCATGGTCTGATGCGCGAGGAAGTTTACAATTTTGTCGATGGCAAGCGCAGCTATTATGACATTTACAAAGCCGTGCGCGCCGAGGCGCTGGCCGGCGGCGCCTGGTATTATGGCACGGTGAGTTTGACAGATGTAGTAGGCTTGCTCGACGCGGCGGTGGCGGCGAAGGCGCTGGTTTTGCGATAA
- the glpK gene encoding glycerol kinase GlpK — translation MKFILALDQGTTSSRSIVFDHDGRVLAVAQQEFMQHYPQPGWVEHDPEEIWATQLATAKTALSKAKLNAGDIAAIGITNQRETVVMWDRKTGQPVHNAIVWQDRRTAPICDEVRKTFGAEKISQRTGLVPDPYFSGTKVKWLLDNVAGLRQRAQQGDLAFGTIDSWLLWKLTGGKAHASDCSNASRTLLYNIHHRDWDRDILSYFDIPAAILPHVQASSGVFGATIKELFGAEIPIAGIAGDQQAALFGQACFKPGMLKNTYGTGCFMLMQTGEQIFHSKNGLLTTIAWQIGKDKVQYALEGSVFIAGAVVQWLRDEMKLISSSSEIEALAAAVKDNGGIYLVPAFVGLGSPYWDARARGTIVGLTRGANRSHIARAALESIAYQSRDLAEAMKDDAKISLAELRVDGGAVANNLLMQFQADILNTPVIRPAVTETTALGAAYLAGLAVGYWSSLDDVSHHWQMERRFDPQMDSAVRQRFYENWKKAVERARAWAD, via the coding sequence ATGAAATTCATTCTCGCCCTGGATCAAGGCACCACCAGCAGTCGCAGTATCGTGTTCGATCACGACGGTCGCGTCCTCGCCGTCGCGCAGCAGGAGTTCATGCAGCATTATCCGCAGCCCGGCTGGGTGGAACACGACCCCGAAGAAATTTGGGCGACGCAGCTCGCCACCGCCAAGACGGCTTTGTCGAAAGCAAAGTTAAATGCGGGCGACATTGCCGCCATCGGCATCACCAATCAGCGCGAGACTGTCGTGATGTGGGATCGTAAAACCGGCCAGCCGGTGCACAATGCCATCGTCTGGCAGGATCGCCGCACCGCGCCGATTTGTGATGAAGTCCGGAAAACTTTTGGCGCTGAAAAAATTTCCCAGCGGACGGGTCTGGTGCCCGATCCGTATTTTTCCGGCACCAAAGTCAAATGGCTGCTCGATAATGTTGCCGGTCTGCGCCAGCGCGCCCAACAAGGCGATCTCGCTTTTGGCACCATCGACTCCTGGCTGTTGTGGAAATTGACCGGCGGCAAGGCTCACGCCAGCGATTGCTCCAATGCCTCGCGCACGCTGCTTTACAATATCCATCACCGGGATTGGGATCGCGACATTCTTTCTTATTTCGATATTCCCGCTGCAATCTTGCCGCACGTGCAAGCCAGCAGCGGTGTTTTCGGCGCGACGATCAAGGAACTGTTTGGCGCCGAAATTCCGATTGCCGGAATCGCCGGCGATCAGCAGGCCGCGTTGTTCGGGCAAGCCTGCTTCAAGCCCGGCATGTTGAAGAACACCTATGGCACCGGCTGCTTCATGCTCATGCAAACCGGCGAGCAAATTTTTCATTCGAAAAACGGTTTGTTGACGACGATTGCCTGGCAAATTGGGAAGGACAAAGTTCAATACGCGCTTGAAGGCTCGGTGTTCATCGCCGGCGCGGTGGTGCAATGGTTGCGCGATGAAATGAAATTGATTTCCTCGTCCTCAGAAATCGAGGCTTTGGCGGCGGCGGTGAAGGACAACGGCGGGATTTATCTGGTGCCGGCTTTCGTCGGGCTCGGCTCGCCTTATTGGGACGCGCGGGCGCGCGGAACCATCGTCGGTTTGACACGCGGCGCCAATCGCAGCCATATTGCGCGCGCGGCGCTGGAGTCCATTGCGTATCAATCCCGCGATCTTGCCGAAGCCATGAAAGACGATGCGAAAATTTCCCTGGCGGAATTGCGCGTCGATGGCGGCGCCGTCGCCAATAATTTGCTGATGCAATTTCAAGCCGATATTCTCAACACGCCGGTGATTCGCCCGGCGGTGACGGAGACGACCGCGCTCGGCGCGGCTTATTTGGCTGGACTCGCGGTTGGATATTGGTCGAGTTTGGATGACGTGTCGCATCACTGGCAAATGGAGAGGCGATTTGATCCGCAAATGGATTCAGCCGTGCGACAACGATTTTATGAAAATTGGAAGAAAGCCGTCGAGCGCGCACGGGCATGGGCGGATTGA
- a CDS encoding ATPase: MAGSPPKTILCLASYEKGQEFLRECKRQGCTVFLLTTQDLEHADWPAESIDEMFYLPDLYNRNDVILGVSYMARSRVIHRVVPLDDYDVEMAAALREHLRIPGMGESTARFFRDKLAMRVRARDRGLLVPDFVHTVNHDVIREFMASSPGPWVLKPRSEASSVGIKKVNSPDELWPHLEALGDRQSFYVLERYIAGDIFHVDAIVSEREVVFAEAHEYGLPPMTVSHEGGVFTTRTMPRGSADEQTLKALNWQVMGALGFVRGVTHTEFIKGRDDGRFYFLETAARVGGANIVEMVEGATGINLWAEWAKIEIAQDEKPYELPPPRQDYGAVIISLAQQEYPDTSAYNDPEIVFRLRKKNHVGFVIASPDQHRVRVLQDEYSRRIYADFFAKLPPPDKPTS, translated from the coding sequence ATGGCCGGATCACCTCCCAAAACGATTCTTTGTCTTGCCAGCTACGAAAAAGGGCAGGAGTTTCTTCGTGAATGCAAGCGGCAGGGCTGTACGGTTTTTTTGCTGACGACACAGGATTTGGAACATGCCGATTGGCCGGCCGAAAGCATCGACGAGATGTTTTATCTTCCCGATCTTTACAATCGTAACGATGTGATTCTCGGCGTGAGTTACATGGCCCGCTCGCGCGTTATTCATCGCGTCGTGCCGCTGGATGATTACGACGTCGAAATGGCCGCGGCACTGCGCGAGCATTTGCGCATTCCCGGCATGGGCGAATCCACCGCGCGTTTTTTTCGCGACAAGTTGGCGATGCGGGTGCGCGCCCGCGACCGCGGCTTGCTGGTGCCGGATTTCGTGCACACGGTGAATCACGACGTCATTCGGGAGTTTATGGCGAGCAGCCCCGGGCCATGGGTTTTGAAGCCGCGCTCCGAAGCCTCGTCCGTCGGGATCAAAAAAGTCAACTCGCCCGATGAACTGTGGCCGCATCTCGAGGCGCTGGGCGACCGTCAATCATTTTACGTGCTGGAACGTTACATCGCCGGCGATATTTTCCATGTTGACGCGATTGTCTCGGAGCGCGAGGTGGTTTTTGCGGAAGCGCATGAATATGGCCTGCCGCCGATGACGGTTTCGCACGAGGGCGGCGTTTTCACCACGCGCACGATGCCGCGCGGCTCGGCTGACGAACAGACCCTGAAGGCGCTAAATTGGCAGGTGATGGGCGCGCTCGGATTCGTTCGCGGCGTGACGCACACGGAATTTATCAAAGGCCGTGACGATGGCCGGTTTTATTTTCTCGAAACCGCGGCGCGGGTGGGCGGCGCCAATATCGTCGAGATGGTCGAAGGCGCGACCGGCATCAACCTGTGGGCGGAGTGGGCGAAAATCGAAATCGCGCAAGATGAGAAACCGTACGAGCTGCCGCCGCCTCGGCAAGATTATGGCGCCGTCATCATCTCGCTGGCGCAACAAGAATATCCCGACACCTCGGCCTATAATGATCCCGAAATCGTTTTTCGTTTGCGCAAGAAAAATCACGTTGGCTTCGTCATCGCCTCACCCGATCAGCATCGCGTCCGCGTTTTGCAGGACGAATACTCCCGGCGCATTTATGCAGACTTTTTCGCCAAGCTGCCGCCGCCGGATAAGCCGACGAGCTGA
- the ychF gene encoding redox-regulated ATPase YchF — MQIGIVGLPGAGKTTIFSTLLKHKSEESGYHKQEAERGIVKVPDERLERLTAMFNPKRQINATIEYVKVPGFEGDGKAPRGLPAQFIGNLKNVDAILLVVRDFENEAHPHPFGRIDPAKDMEFINSEFWLSDLALVESRLERLEKNLAKTKDPQNQKELALMKRCKALLDQEKPLRELELTAEENRALRGYQFLTLKPLLYVINIAEDQIPKAAEIEKQLSRFVTPHCALTSLSAEIEREISELRPEDAAVFMADLGITEPALHKLIRSSYELLGLISFFTAGEDECRSWTIRAGTNAQQAAGVIHSDLEKGFIRAETVSYEDFIKHGSFHACKEKGVLRLEGKDYIVKDGDILNIRFNI, encoded by the coding sequence ATGCAAATCGGAATTGTGGGCTTGCCGGGCGCCGGCAAGACGACAATTTTTTCGACGTTATTGAAACATAAAAGCGAGGAGAGCGGCTATCATAAACAAGAAGCCGAACGCGGTATCGTCAAAGTTCCGGACGAGAGATTGGAGCGCTTGACCGCCATGTTCAACCCGAAACGGCAGATCAACGCGACCATCGAGTACGTCAAAGTGCCTGGCTTCGAAGGCGACGGCAAGGCACCCAGGGGTCTGCCGGCACAATTCATCGGCAATTTGAAAAACGTCGACGCGATTTTGCTCGTCGTGCGTGATTTTGAAAATGAAGCTCATCCACATCCCTTTGGCCGCATTGATCCTGCCAAAGACATGGAATTTATCAACAGTGAATTTTGGCTGAGCGATCTGGCACTGGTGGAGTCGCGGCTTGAACGTTTGGAAAAAAACCTTGCCAAAACCAAGGACCCGCAAAATCAAAAAGAGCTCGCGCTGATGAAACGCTGCAAAGCGCTGCTCGATCAGGAAAAACCTTTGCGCGAGCTGGAACTGACCGCCGAAGAAAATCGCGCCTTGCGAGGGTATCAATTTCTCACGCTCAAGCCGCTGCTGTACGTCATCAACATTGCTGAAGACCAAATTCCGAAGGCGGCGGAAATTGAAAAACAACTGTCGCGCTTTGTCACGCCGCATTGCGCCTTGACTTCGTTGAGCGCCGAGATCGAGCGCGAGATTTCCGAATTGCGCCCGGAAGACGCGGCCGTGTTCATGGCCGATCTCGGCATCACAGAGCCGGCGTTGCACAAATTGATTCGCAGCTCGTACGAACTGTTGGGATTGATTTCCTTTTTCACCGCCGGCGAAGACGAATGCCGCTCATGGACGATCCGCGCCGGCACTAACGCCCAGCAGGCCGCCGGCGTCATTCATTCCGATCTCGAAAAGGGCTTCATCCGCGCCGAAACCGTGTCTTACGAGGATTTCATCAAGCACGGCAGCTTTCACGCCTGCAAAGAAAAGGGCGTACTGCGATTGGAGGGAAAAGACTACATCGTCAAGGATGGGGATATTTTGAATATTCGCTTCAATATTTAA
- a CDS encoding MlaD family protein, translating to MSYEARVGIVIVIAILILFFGVMYLREYSFSKKEYEITAIFDTVIGLDQQDPVIVSGLKIGQTKEMQLAGVKVEVRLLIDSRYEFPRDSKAVLRNLTLLGDKAIEIVRGTANEKLKPGDVIAGTLETDFFELAEAAAPIGEDIAVLLKRFRSTFDENTEASLKGSLRNLNTISGAVAEVVVKDMGEIETAIVSLRTAAKNLERLTAPEGRSIQEVIANLDSSSGSLKNATARFDRAAGSIENLLGKIERGEGSLGKLIQSDTLYRNLEKFTQHLDLLILDVKKHPQKYIKIELF from the coding sequence ATGAGTTACGAAGCTCGCGTCGGGATCGTGATTGTTATCGCCATTCTGATTCTCTTTTTCGGCGTGATGTATCTGCGTGAATACTCCTTCAGCAAAAAGGAATATGAGATCACCGCGATTTTTGATACGGTCATCGGCCTCGATCAACAGGATCCGGTGATCGTTTCAGGTTTGAAAATCGGCCAGACCAAGGAGATGCAACTCGCCGGCGTAAAAGTCGAAGTCAGGCTGCTCATCGATTCACGTTACGAATTTCCGCGTGACTCGAAGGCGGTTTTGCGCAATCTGACGCTGCTCGGCGACAAAGCCATTGAAATCGTCCGCGGCACGGCAAATGAAAAGTTGAAGCCCGGTGATGTGATTGCCGGAACTCTGGAGACTGACTTCTTCGAGTTGGCCGAGGCCGCTGCGCCGATTGGTGAAGACATCGCCGTGCTGTTGAAGCGCTTTCGCTCGACGTTTGACGAAAACACCGAAGCCAGCCTCAAGGGCAGCCTGCGGAATCTCAATACGATTTCCGGCGCGGTGGCGGAGGTGGTCGTGAAAGACATGGGTGAAATCGAAACCGCCATCGTGAGCTTGCGGACCGCCGCAAAAAATCTCGAGCGGTTGACCGCGCCGGAAGGCAGGAGCATACAAGAAGTTATTGCCAATTTGGACTCCAGCTCGGGCAGCCTGAAAAATGCCACCGCACGTTTCGACCGCGCCGCCGGCTCCATCGAAAATCTGCTCGGCAAAATCGAACGCGGTGAAGGCTCGCTCGGCAAGCTGATTCAAAGCGACACGCTGTATCGCAATCTCGAAAAATTCACGCAACACCTGGATTTGCTGATCCTCGACGTCAAAAAGCATCCGCAGAAATACATTAAAATAGAGCTATTTTAG
- a CDS encoding ABC transporter permease, with protein sequence MLRSLRDTRIYLRRIPEQMYIIGNRSLPIVLITATFSGMVTSVQAAYQITGYVPLYVVGSAVGESMILELGPVITALVLAGRVGASIAAELGTMRVTEQIDALESLAINPVAFLVIPRVVAGMFMLPVLTVFADFVGIVGGWLISVATIDLTTTEFFKGFRLWFKVWDAVYGIIKSVFFGISITLIGCYEGFHTTGGAEGVGRATTRAVVAACLVILVLDYVLAALLL encoded by the coding sequence ATGTTGCGCTCGTTACGCGACACGCGAATCTACCTCCGGCGCATTCCTGAGCAGATGTATATCATCGGCAACCGCTCCCTGCCCATTGTGTTGATCACGGCAACATTCAGCGGCATGGTGACCTCGGTGCAGGCCGCTTATCAGATCACCGGTTATGTGCCGCTGTATGTCGTCGGCAGCGCTGTGGGCGAATCGATGATTCTGGAGTTGGGGCCGGTCATCACAGCACTGGTCCTCGCCGGTCGAGTCGGCGCCAGCATCGCGGCCGAGCTTGGCACGATGCGCGTGACCGAGCAAATCGATGCCTTGGAATCGCTTGCCATCAATCCGGTGGCCTTTTTGGTAATTCCCCGCGTCGTTGCCGGCATGTTCATGCTGCCGGTGCTCACGGTGTTCGCCGATTTTGTCGGCATCGTCGGCGGCTGGCTGATCTCCGTCGCCACCATCGATCTGACCACGACGGAATTTTTCAAAGGCTTCCGCCTATGGTTCAAAGTCTGGGACGCCGTTTATGGCATCATCAAAAGCGTTTTTTTCGGCATCAGTATTACATTGATCGGCTGTTACGAAGGATTTCACACGACTGGCGGCGCCGAGGGCGTCGGCCGCGCCACCACCCGCGCCGTGGTGGCGGCCTGTTTGGTTATTCTGGTGTTGGATTATGTGCTTGCCGCCTTGTTGTTGTAG
- a CDS encoding alpha/beta hydrolase-fold protein codes for MHREIHSWWSPRLHKNMEIAVYGHYGFALLMFPTAAADYLEYERFSLIGAIAQFIDSGKCKVFSINSINMESWLNKDMHPAHRAIRHQQYNEYVVNEVVPFIHHHCHGRVMTITSGASLGAFHAANTFFRRPDLFDGMIAMSGTFDVKIYTDGYYDDNCYFNSPVDYLPNLNDDYYLPMLRHKRHIYIVSGQGAYEGPHHSRRLSEILTAKGIQHELDLWGHDIPHEWWAWHRMLPHYLGSRF; via the coding sequence ATGCACCGCGAAATTCACTCGTGGTGGAGTCCGCGTCTCCACAAAAACATGGAAATTGCCGTTTACGGGCATTATGGCTTTGCATTGTTGATGTTCCCGACCGCAGCAGCGGATTATTTGGAGTATGAAAGATTTTCCCTGATCGGCGCCATCGCCCAATTTATCGATTCCGGCAAGTGCAAGGTTTTTTCCATCAACAGCATCAACATGGAGAGCTGGCTGAACAAGGACATGCACCCGGCGCACCGGGCGATACGGCATCAGCAGTATAATGAGTATGTCGTGAATGAAGTGGTTCCCTTTATTCACCATCATTGCCATGGCCGGGTGATGACGATTACTTCCGGCGCCAGCCTCGGCGCGTTTCATGCCGCCAACACTTTTTTTCGCCGTCCGGATTTGTTCGACGGGATGATCGCCATGAGCGGAACGTTTGACGTGAAAATTTACACCGACGGCTACTACGACGACAATTGTTACTTCAACAGTCCGGTCGATTATCTGCCGAATTTGAATGATGATTACTATCTGCCGATGTTGCGCCACAAACGCCACATTTACATCGTCAGCGGCCAGGGCGCGTATGAAGGGCCACATCATTCGCGCCGGCTGTCGGAGATTCTCACGGCCAAAGGGATTCAGCACGAGCTTGATCTGTGGGGGCATGACATTCCCCACGAGTGGTGGGCCTGGCACCGCATGTTGCCGCATTATCTCGGTTCACGTTTTTAA
- a CDS encoding VOC family protein, whose translation MPTVTGVLETALYVEDLPRARRFYQTLFGFALLFSDDRACGMNVAGKQVLLLFKKGASIKPIQTSGGIIPPHDGAGQMHLAFSISAVELEEWEKWLKQNGVAIDSKVNWPAGGQSLYFRDPDQHVIELVTPGTWAIY comes from the coding sequence ATGCCAACCGTCACCGGCGTTTTGGAAACCGCCTTGTACGTCGAAGACCTGCCGCGCGCGAGGCGATTTTATCAAACGCTCTTCGGCTTCGCTCTGCTTTTCTCGGATGATCGCGCGTGCGGGATGAACGTGGCCGGCAAACAGGTTCTCCTGCTCTTTAAAAAAGGCGCTTCAATCAAGCCGATTCAAACTTCCGGCGGCATCATCCCGCCTCACGACGGCGCCGGGCAAATGCATTTGGCTTTCTCCATTTCGGCAGTCGAGCTTGAGGAGTGGGAAAAATGGCTGAAGCAAAACGGCGTGGCGATTGACAGCAAAGTCAACTGGCCGGCCGGCGGGCAAAGCCTGTATTTTCGCGATCCGGATCAGCACGTCATCGAGCTGGTCACGCCGGGAACGTGGGCGATTTATTAA